In Ailuropoda melanoleuca isolate Jingjing chromosome 11, ASM200744v2, whole genome shotgun sequence, a genomic segment contains:
- the PCDH7 gene encoding protocadherin-7 isoform X6, whose product MLRMRTAGWARGWCLGCCLLLPLSLSLAAAKQLLRYRLAEEGPADIRIGNVASDLGIVTGSGEVTFSLESGSEYLKIDNLTGELSTSERRIDREKLPQCQMIFDENECFLDFEVSVIGPSQSWVDLFEGRVIVLDINDNTPTFPSPVLTLTVEENRPVGTLYLLPTATDRDFGRNGIERYELLQEPGGGGGSGSGEGRLAGPADSAPYSGGGGNGASGGGPGGSKRRPDAPEGSGGTNPGGRSGVFELQVADTPDGEKQPQLIVKGALDREQRDSYELTLRVRDGGDPPRSSQAILRVLITDVNDNSPRFEKSVYEADLAENSAPGTPILQLRAADLDVGVNGQIEYVFGAATESVRRLLRLDETSGWLSVLHRIDREEVNQLRFTVMARDRGQPPKTDKATVVLNIKDENDNVPSIEIRKIGRIPLKDGVANVAEDVLVDTPIALVQVSDRDQGENGVVTCTVVGDVPFQLKPASDTEGDQNKKKYFLHTSAPLDYETTREFNVVIVAVDSGSPSLSSNNSLVVKVGDTNDNPPVFGQSVVEVYFPENNIPGERVATVLATDADSGKNAEIAYSLDSSVLGIFAIDPDSGDILVNTVLDREQTDRYEFKVNAKDKGIPVLQGSTTVIVQVADKNDNDPKFMQDVFTFYVKENLQPNSPVGMVTVMDADKGRNAEMSLYIEENSNIFSIENDTGTIYSTMSFDREHQTTYTFRVKAVDGGDPPRSATATVSLFVMDENDNAPTVTLPRNISYTLLPPSSNVRTVVATVLATDSDDGINADLNYSIVGGNPFKLFEIDSTSGVVSLVGKLTQKHYGLHRLVVQVNDSGQPSQSTTTLVHVFVNESVSNATVIDSQIARSLHTPLTQDIAGDPSYEISKQRLSIVIGVVAGIMTVILIILIVVMARYCRSKNKNGYEAGKKDHEDFFTPQQHDKSKKPKKDKKNKKSKQPLYSSIVTVEASKPNGQRYDSVNEKLSDSPSMGRYRSVNGGPGSPDLARHYKSSSPLPTVQLHPQSPTAGKKHQAVQDLPPANTFVGAGDNISIGSDHCSEYSCQTNNKYSKQVDTVQTTNPPGHIEESCKMNPFRRVTFSVVSQPQDPHQGSLQSCYDSGLEESETPSSKSSSGPRLGALPLPEDNYERTTPDGSVGVAAITTFPFLPFPHGKTHGRRVLLRPLH is encoded by the coding sequence aTGCTGAGGATGCGGACCGCGGGATGGGCGCGCGGCTGGTGCCTGGGTTGCTGTCTCCTCTTGCCGCTCTCGCTCAGCCTGGCGGCCGCCAAACAACTCCTCCGATATCGACTGGCCGAGGAGGGCCCAGCGGACATCCGCATCGGCAACGTCGCCTCGGACCTGGGCATCGTGACCGGCTCGGGTGAGGTGACTTTCAGCCTCGAGTCGGGCTCGGAGTACCTGAAGATCGACAACCTCACCGGCGAGCTGAGCACGAGCGAGCGGCGCATCGACCGCGAGAAGCTGCCCCAGTGTCAGATGATCTTCGACGAGAACGAGTGTTTTCTGGACTTCGAAGTGTCGGTGATCGGGCCCTCGCAGAGCTGGGTGGACCTGTTCGAGGGTCGGGTCATCGTACTCGATATTAACGACAACACACCCACCTTCCCGTCACCGGTGCTCACGCTCACGGTGGAGGAGAACCGGCCGGTGGGCACTCTGTACTTGCTACCCACCGCCACCGACCGTGACTTTGGCCGCAACGGCATCGAACGCTACGAGCTGCTCCAGGAGCCCGGGGGCGGtggcggcagcggcagcggcgaGGGCCGGCTTGCGGGGCCTGCCGACAGCGCCCCCTACTCCGGGGGCGGCGGGAACGGCGCGAGCGGCGGCGGCCCGGGCGGCTCCAAGAGGCGGCCGGACGCACCAGAGGGCAGCGGCGGGACCAACCCAGGTGGCCGCAGCGGCGTGTTCGAACTGCAGGTGGCCGACACCCCGGATGGCGAGAAGCAGCCACAGCTGATCGTGAAGGGGGCGCTGGACCGGGAACAGCGCGACTCCTACGAGCTGACCCTGCGGGTGCGCGACGGTGGCGACCCGCCTCGCTCCTCTCAGGCCATCCTGAGGGTGCTCATCACCGACGTGAACGACAACAGCCCCCGCTTCGAGAAGAGCGTGTACGAAGCTGACCTAGCCGAGAATAGCGCCCCAGGGACTCCCATTCTGCAGCTGCGTGCCGCCGACCTGGACGTGGGGGTCAACGGACAGATCGAGTATGTGTTCGGAGCGGCTACAGAATCCGTGCGGCGGCTGCTGCGCCTCGACGAGACGTCCGGCTGGCTCAGTGTCCTGCACCGCATCGACCGCGAGGAGGTGAACCAGCTGCGCTTCACAGTCATGGCCCGCGACCGCGGGCAGCCCCCCAAGACCGACAAGGCCACGGTGGTCCTCAACATCAAGGACGAGAACGACAATGTGCCGTCCATTGAAATCCGCAAGATTGGGCGTATCCCACTCAAGGACGGGGTGGCCAACGTGGCCGAGGATGTTCTGGTCGACACCCCCATTGCTCTCGTACAGGTGTCCGACCGAGACCAAGGCGAGAACGGGGTAGTCACCTGCACCGTGGTGGGTGACGTGCCCTTCCAGCTCAAGCCAGCCAGCGACACAGAGGGCGACCAGAACAAGAAAAAGTACTTTCTGCACACATCGGCCCCTTTGGACTATGAGACCACCCGGGAATTCAACGTGGTCATAGTGGCGGTGGACTCGGGCAGCCCCAGCCTCTCCAGCAACAACTCCCTGGTTGTCAAGGTAGGAGACACCAACGACAACCCGCCCGTCTTCGGCCAGTCGGTGGTGGAGGTTTACTTTCCAGAGAACAACATCCCTGGAGAGAGGGTGGCCACGGTGCTGGCGACAGACGCTGACAGTGGGAAAAACGCAGAGATTGCCTACTCTCTGGATTCTTCCGTGTTGGGGATCTTTGCCATTGATCCTGATTCTGGGGACATCCTTGTCAATACGGTGTTGGACCGCGAGCAGACAGACAGGTATGAGTTTAAAGTTAACGCCAAAGACAAAGGCATCCCGGTGCTGCAGGGCAGTACCACGGTGATTGTGCAGGTGGCTGACAAGAATGACAATGACCCTAAGTTTATGCAGGACGTTTTTACCTTTTATGTGAAAGAAAACTTGCAGCCCAACAGCCCTGTGGGGATGGTCACGGTGATGGATGCCGACAAGGGGCGCAATGCGGAGATGAGCCTCTACATAGAGGAAAACAGTAACattttttccattgaaaatgACACGGGGACCATTTACTCCACAATGTCTTTTGACCGGGAACATCAGACCACATACACATTCAGAGTTAAGGCTGTGGATGGGGGAGATCCTCCCAGATCAGCCACAGCCACAGTCTCTCTCTTTGTGATGGATGAGAATGATAATGCTCCCACAGTTACCCTTCCCAGAAACATTTCCTACACTTTACTGCCACCTTCAAGTAATGTCAGGACAGTAGTAGCTACAGTGTTGGCAACAGACAGTGACGATGGCATCAATGCAGACCTTAACTACAGTATTGTGGGAGGGAATCCCTTCAAGCTGTTTGAGATTGATTCCACCAGTGGTGTGGTTTCCTTAGTGGGAAAACTCACCCAAAAGCATTATGGCTTGCATAGGTTGGTGGTGCAAGTGAATGACAGTGGGCAGCCTTCCCAGTCCACCACGACTTTGGTGCATGTGTTTGTCAATGAAAGTGTTTCCAATGCAACTGTGATTGACTCCCAGATAGCCAGAAGTTTGCACACCCCACTCACCCAGGATATAGCTGGTGACCCAAGTTATGAAATTAGCAAACAGAGACTCAGTATTGTCATTGGGGTGGTTGCTGGAATTATGACAGTGATTCTAATCATCTTAATTGTAGTGATGGCAAGGTACTGCCggtccaaaaataaaaatggctatgAAGCTGGCAAAAAGGATCACGAAGACTTTTTTACACCCCAGCAGCATGACAAATCTAAAAAGCctaaaaaggacaagaaaaacaaaaaatctaagcAGCCTCTCTACAGCAGCATTGTCACTGTAGAAGCTTCTAAACCCAACGGACAGAGGTATGATAGTGTCAATGAGAAGCTGTCAGACAGCCCAAGCATGGGGCGATACCGATCCGTTAATGGGGGGCCTGGCAGTCCTGACCTGGCCAGGCATTACAAATCTAGTTCTCCATTGCCTACTGTCCAGCTTCACCCCCAGTCACCAACTGCAGGAAAAAAACACCAGGCCGTACAAGATCTACCACCAGCCAACACATTTGTGGGAGCAGGAGACAATATTTCAATTGGATCAGATCACTGCTCTGAATACAGCTGTCAAACCAATAACAAGTACAGCAAACAG
- the PCDH7 gene encoding protocadherin-7 isoform X8, giving the protein MLRMRTAGWARGWCLGCCLLLPLSLSLAAAKQLLRYRLAEEGPADIRIGNVASDLGIVTGSGEVTFSLESGSEYLKIDNLTGELSTSERRIDREKLPQCQMIFDENECFLDFEVSVIGPSQSWVDLFEGRVIVLDINDNTPTFPSPVLTLTVEENRPVGTLYLLPTATDRDFGRNGIERYELLQEPGGGGGSGSGEGRLAGPADSAPYSGGGGNGASGGGPGGSKRRPDAPEGSGGTNPGGRSGVFELQVADTPDGEKQPQLIVKGALDREQRDSYELTLRVRDGGDPPRSSQAILRVLITDVNDNSPRFEKSVYEADLAENSAPGTPILQLRAADLDVGVNGQIEYVFGAATESVRRLLRLDETSGWLSVLHRIDREEVNQLRFTVMARDRGQPPKTDKATVVLNIKDENDNVPSIEIRKIGRIPLKDGVANVAEDVLVDTPIALVQVSDRDQGENGVVTCTVVGDVPFQLKPASDTEGDQNKKKYFLHTSAPLDYETTREFNVVIVAVDSGSPSLSSNNSLVVKVGDTNDNPPVFGQSVVEVYFPENNIPGERVATVLATDADSGKNAEIAYSLDSSVLGIFAIDPDSGDILVNTVLDREQTDRYEFKVNAKDKGIPVLQGSTTVIVQVADKNDNDPKFMQDVFTFYVKENLQPNSPVGMVTVMDADKGRNAEMSLYIEENSNIFSIENDTGTIYSTMSFDREHQTTYTFRVKAVDGGDPPRSATATVSLFVMDENDNAPTVTLPRNISYTLLPPSSNVRTVVATVLATDSDDGINADLNYSIVGGNPFKLFEIDSTSGVVSLVGKLTQKHYGLHRLVVQVNDSGQPSQSTTTLVHVFVNESVSNATVIDSQIARSLHTPLTQDIAGDPSYEISKQRLSIVIGVVAGIMTVILIILIVVMARYCRSKNKNGYEAGKKDHEDFFTPQQHDKSKKPKKDKKNKKSKQPLYSSIVTVEASKPNGQRYDSVNEKLSDSPSMGRYRSVNGGPGSPDLARHYKSSSPLPTVQLHPQSPTAGKKHQAVQDLPPANTFVGAGDNISIGSDHCSEYSCQTNNKYSKQMRLHPYITVFG; this is encoded by the exons aTGCTGAGGATGCGGACCGCGGGATGGGCGCGCGGCTGGTGCCTGGGTTGCTGTCTCCTCTTGCCGCTCTCGCTCAGCCTGGCGGCCGCCAAACAACTCCTCCGATATCGACTGGCCGAGGAGGGCCCAGCGGACATCCGCATCGGCAACGTCGCCTCGGACCTGGGCATCGTGACCGGCTCGGGTGAGGTGACTTTCAGCCTCGAGTCGGGCTCGGAGTACCTGAAGATCGACAACCTCACCGGCGAGCTGAGCACGAGCGAGCGGCGCATCGACCGCGAGAAGCTGCCCCAGTGTCAGATGATCTTCGACGAGAACGAGTGTTTTCTGGACTTCGAAGTGTCGGTGATCGGGCCCTCGCAGAGCTGGGTGGACCTGTTCGAGGGTCGGGTCATCGTACTCGATATTAACGACAACACACCCACCTTCCCGTCACCGGTGCTCACGCTCACGGTGGAGGAGAACCGGCCGGTGGGCACTCTGTACTTGCTACCCACCGCCACCGACCGTGACTTTGGCCGCAACGGCATCGAACGCTACGAGCTGCTCCAGGAGCCCGGGGGCGGtggcggcagcggcagcggcgaGGGCCGGCTTGCGGGGCCTGCCGACAGCGCCCCCTACTCCGGGGGCGGCGGGAACGGCGCGAGCGGCGGCGGCCCGGGCGGCTCCAAGAGGCGGCCGGACGCACCAGAGGGCAGCGGCGGGACCAACCCAGGTGGCCGCAGCGGCGTGTTCGAACTGCAGGTGGCCGACACCCCGGATGGCGAGAAGCAGCCACAGCTGATCGTGAAGGGGGCGCTGGACCGGGAACAGCGCGACTCCTACGAGCTGACCCTGCGGGTGCGCGACGGTGGCGACCCGCCTCGCTCCTCTCAGGCCATCCTGAGGGTGCTCATCACCGACGTGAACGACAACAGCCCCCGCTTCGAGAAGAGCGTGTACGAAGCTGACCTAGCCGAGAATAGCGCCCCAGGGACTCCCATTCTGCAGCTGCGTGCCGCCGACCTGGACGTGGGGGTCAACGGACAGATCGAGTATGTGTTCGGAGCGGCTACAGAATCCGTGCGGCGGCTGCTGCGCCTCGACGAGACGTCCGGCTGGCTCAGTGTCCTGCACCGCATCGACCGCGAGGAGGTGAACCAGCTGCGCTTCACAGTCATGGCCCGCGACCGCGGGCAGCCCCCCAAGACCGACAAGGCCACGGTGGTCCTCAACATCAAGGACGAGAACGACAATGTGCCGTCCATTGAAATCCGCAAGATTGGGCGTATCCCACTCAAGGACGGGGTGGCCAACGTGGCCGAGGATGTTCTGGTCGACACCCCCATTGCTCTCGTACAGGTGTCCGACCGAGACCAAGGCGAGAACGGGGTAGTCACCTGCACCGTGGTGGGTGACGTGCCCTTCCAGCTCAAGCCAGCCAGCGACACAGAGGGCGACCAGAACAAGAAAAAGTACTTTCTGCACACATCGGCCCCTTTGGACTATGAGACCACCCGGGAATTCAACGTGGTCATAGTGGCGGTGGACTCGGGCAGCCCCAGCCTCTCCAGCAACAACTCCCTGGTTGTCAAGGTAGGAGACACCAACGACAACCCGCCCGTCTTCGGCCAGTCGGTGGTGGAGGTTTACTTTCCAGAGAACAACATCCCTGGAGAGAGGGTGGCCACGGTGCTGGCGACAGACGCTGACAGTGGGAAAAACGCAGAGATTGCCTACTCTCTGGATTCTTCCGTGTTGGGGATCTTTGCCATTGATCCTGATTCTGGGGACATCCTTGTCAATACGGTGTTGGACCGCGAGCAGACAGACAGGTATGAGTTTAAAGTTAACGCCAAAGACAAAGGCATCCCGGTGCTGCAGGGCAGTACCACGGTGATTGTGCAGGTGGCTGACAAGAATGACAATGACCCTAAGTTTATGCAGGACGTTTTTACCTTTTATGTGAAAGAAAACTTGCAGCCCAACAGCCCTGTGGGGATGGTCACGGTGATGGATGCCGACAAGGGGCGCAATGCGGAGATGAGCCTCTACATAGAGGAAAACAGTAACattttttccattgaaaatgACACGGGGACCATTTACTCCACAATGTCTTTTGACCGGGAACATCAGACCACATACACATTCAGAGTTAAGGCTGTGGATGGGGGAGATCCTCCCAGATCAGCCACAGCCACAGTCTCTCTCTTTGTGATGGATGAGAATGATAATGCTCCCACAGTTACCCTTCCCAGAAACATTTCCTACACTTTACTGCCACCTTCAAGTAATGTCAGGACAGTAGTAGCTACAGTGTTGGCAACAGACAGTGACGATGGCATCAATGCAGACCTTAACTACAGTATTGTGGGAGGGAATCCCTTCAAGCTGTTTGAGATTGATTCCACCAGTGGTGTGGTTTCCTTAGTGGGAAAACTCACCCAAAAGCATTATGGCTTGCATAGGTTGGTGGTGCAAGTGAATGACAGTGGGCAGCCTTCCCAGTCCACCACGACTTTGGTGCATGTGTTTGTCAATGAAAGTGTTTCCAATGCAACTGTGATTGACTCCCAGATAGCCAGAAGTTTGCACACCCCACTCACCCAGGATATAGCTGGTGACCCAAGTTATGAAATTAGCAAACAGAGACTCAGTATTGTCATTGGGGTGGTTGCTGGAATTATGACAGTGATTCTAATCATCTTAATTGTAGTGATGGCAAGGTACTGCCggtccaaaaataaaaatggctatgAAGCTGGCAAAAAGGATCACGAAGACTTTTTTACACCCCAGCAGCATGACAAATCTAAAAAGCctaaaaaggacaagaaaaacaaaaaatctaagcAGCCTCTCTACAGCAGCATTGTCACTGTAGAAGCTTCTAAACCCAACGGACAGAGGTATGATAGTGTCAATGAGAAGCTGTCAGACAGCCCAAGCATGGGGCGATACCGATCCGTTAATGGGGGGCCTGGCAGTCCTGACCTGGCCAGGCATTACAAATCTAGTTCTCCATTGCCTACTGTCCAGCTTCACCCCCAGTCACCAACTGCAGGAAAAAAACACCAGGCCGTACAAGATCTACCACCAGCCAACACATTTGTGGGAGCAGGAGACAATATTTCAATTGGATCAGATCACTGCTCTGAATACAGCTGTCAAACCAATAACAAGTACAGCAAACAG atGCGTCTACATCCATACATTACTGTGTTTGGCTGA
- the PCDH7 gene encoding protocadherin-7 isoform X7, protein MLRMRTAGWARGWCLGCCLLLPLSLSLAAAKQLLRYRLAEEGPADIRIGNVASDLGIVTGSGEVTFSLESGSEYLKIDNLTGELSTSERRIDREKLPQCQMIFDENECFLDFEVSVIGPSQSWVDLFEGRVIVLDINDNTPTFPSPVLTLTVEENRPVGTLYLLPTATDRDFGRNGIERYELLQEPGGGGGSGSGEGRLAGPADSAPYSGGGGNGASGGGPGGSKRRPDAPEGSGGTNPGGRSGVFELQVADTPDGEKQPQLIVKGALDREQRDSYELTLRVRDGGDPPRSSQAILRVLITDVNDNSPRFEKSVYEADLAENSAPGTPILQLRAADLDVGVNGQIEYVFGAATESVRRLLRLDETSGWLSVLHRIDREEVNQLRFTVMARDRGQPPKTDKATVVLNIKDENDNVPSIEIRKIGRIPLKDGVANVAEDVLVDTPIALVQVSDRDQGENGVVTCTVVGDVPFQLKPASDTEGDQNKKKYFLHTSAPLDYETTREFNVVIVAVDSGSPSLSSNNSLVVKVGDTNDNPPVFGQSVVEVYFPENNIPGERVATVLATDADSGKNAEIAYSLDSSVLGIFAIDPDSGDILVNTVLDREQTDRYEFKVNAKDKGIPVLQGSTTVIVQVADKNDNDPKFMQDVFTFYVKENLQPNSPVGMVTVMDADKGRNAEMSLYIEENSNIFSIENDTGTIYSTMSFDREHQTTYTFRVKAVDGGDPPRSATATVSLFVMDENDNAPTVTLPRNISYTLLPPSSNVRTVVATVLATDSDDGINADLNYSIVGGNPFKLFEIDSTSGVVSLVGKLTQKHYGLHRLVVQVNDSGQPSQSTTTLVHVFVNESVSNATVIDSQIARSLHTPLTQDIAGDPSYEISKQRLSIVIGVVAGIMTVILIILIVVMARYCRSKNKNGYEAGKKDHEDFFTPQQHDKSKKPKKDKKNKKSKQPLYSSIVTVEASKPNGQRYDSVNEKLSDSPSMGRYRSVNGGPGSPDLARHYKSSSPLPTVQLHPQSPTAGKKHQAVQDLPPANTFVGAGDNISIGSDHCSEYSCQTNNKYSKQGLEIFKSSFYSCSLAESRRCILQSCCIFFFLLKITS, encoded by the exons aTGCTGAGGATGCGGACCGCGGGATGGGCGCGCGGCTGGTGCCTGGGTTGCTGTCTCCTCTTGCCGCTCTCGCTCAGCCTGGCGGCCGCCAAACAACTCCTCCGATATCGACTGGCCGAGGAGGGCCCAGCGGACATCCGCATCGGCAACGTCGCCTCGGACCTGGGCATCGTGACCGGCTCGGGTGAGGTGACTTTCAGCCTCGAGTCGGGCTCGGAGTACCTGAAGATCGACAACCTCACCGGCGAGCTGAGCACGAGCGAGCGGCGCATCGACCGCGAGAAGCTGCCCCAGTGTCAGATGATCTTCGACGAGAACGAGTGTTTTCTGGACTTCGAAGTGTCGGTGATCGGGCCCTCGCAGAGCTGGGTGGACCTGTTCGAGGGTCGGGTCATCGTACTCGATATTAACGACAACACACCCACCTTCCCGTCACCGGTGCTCACGCTCACGGTGGAGGAGAACCGGCCGGTGGGCACTCTGTACTTGCTACCCACCGCCACCGACCGTGACTTTGGCCGCAACGGCATCGAACGCTACGAGCTGCTCCAGGAGCCCGGGGGCGGtggcggcagcggcagcggcgaGGGCCGGCTTGCGGGGCCTGCCGACAGCGCCCCCTACTCCGGGGGCGGCGGGAACGGCGCGAGCGGCGGCGGCCCGGGCGGCTCCAAGAGGCGGCCGGACGCACCAGAGGGCAGCGGCGGGACCAACCCAGGTGGCCGCAGCGGCGTGTTCGAACTGCAGGTGGCCGACACCCCGGATGGCGAGAAGCAGCCACAGCTGATCGTGAAGGGGGCGCTGGACCGGGAACAGCGCGACTCCTACGAGCTGACCCTGCGGGTGCGCGACGGTGGCGACCCGCCTCGCTCCTCTCAGGCCATCCTGAGGGTGCTCATCACCGACGTGAACGACAACAGCCCCCGCTTCGAGAAGAGCGTGTACGAAGCTGACCTAGCCGAGAATAGCGCCCCAGGGACTCCCATTCTGCAGCTGCGTGCCGCCGACCTGGACGTGGGGGTCAACGGACAGATCGAGTATGTGTTCGGAGCGGCTACAGAATCCGTGCGGCGGCTGCTGCGCCTCGACGAGACGTCCGGCTGGCTCAGTGTCCTGCACCGCATCGACCGCGAGGAGGTGAACCAGCTGCGCTTCACAGTCATGGCCCGCGACCGCGGGCAGCCCCCCAAGACCGACAAGGCCACGGTGGTCCTCAACATCAAGGACGAGAACGACAATGTGCCGTCCATTGAAATCCGCAAGATTGGGCGTATCCCACTCAAGGACGGGGTGGCCAACGTGGCCGAGGATGTTCTGGTCGACACCCCCATTGCTCTCGTACAGGTGTCCGACCGAGACCAAGGCGAGAACGGGGTAGTCACCTGCACCGTGGTGGGTGACGTGCCCTTCCAGCTCAAGCCAGCCAGCGACACAGAGGGCGACCAGAACAAGAAAAAGTACTTTCTGCACACATCGGCCCCTTTGGACTATGAGACCACCCGGGAATTCAACGTGGTCATAGTGGCGGTGGACTCGGGCAGCCCCAGCCTCTCCAGCAACAACTCCCTGGTTGTCAAGGTAGGAGACACCAACGACAACCCGCCCGTCTTCGGCCAGTCGGTGGTGGAGGTTTACTTTCCAGAGAACAACATCCCTGGAGAGAGGGTGGCCACGGTGCTGGCGACAGACGCTGACAGTGGGAAAAACGCAGAGATTGCCTACTCTCTGGATTCTTCCGTGTTGGGGATCTTTGCCATTGATCCTGATTCTGGGGACATCCTTGTCAATACGGTGTTGGACCGCGAGCAGACAGACAGGTATGAGTTTAAAGTTAACGCCAAAGACAAAGGCATCCCGGTGCTGCAGGGCAGTACCACGGTGATTGTGCAGGTGGCTGACAAGAATGACAATGACCCTAAGTTTATGCAGGACGTTTTTACCTTTTATGTGAAAGAAAACTTGCAGCCCAACAGCCCTGTGGGGATGGTCACGGTGATGGATGCCGACAAGGGGCGCAATGCGGAGATGAGCCTCTACATAGAGGAAAACAGTAACattttttccattgaaaatgACACGGGGACCATTTACTCCACAATGTCTTTTGACCGGGAACATCAGACCACATACACATTCAGAGTTAAGGCTGTGGATGGGGGAGATCCTCCCAGATCAGCCACAGCCACAGTCTCTCTCTTTGTGATGGATGAGAATGATAATGCTCCCACAGTTACCCTTCCCAGAAACATTTCCTACACTTTACTGCCACCTTCAAGTAATGTCAGGACAGTAGTAGCTACAGTGTTGGCAACAGACAGTGACGATGGCATCAATGCAGACCTTAACTACAGTATTGTGGGAGGGAATCCCTTCAAGCTGTTTGAGATTGATTCCACCAGTGGTGTGGTTTCCTTAGTGGGAAAACTCACCCAAAAGCATTATGGCTTGCATAGGTTGGTGGTGCAAGTGAATGACAGTGGGCAGCCTTCCCAGTCCACCACGACTTTGGTGCATGTGTTTGTCAATGAAAGTGTTTCCAATGCAACTGTGATTGACTCCCAGATAGCCAGAAGTTTGCACACCCCACTCACCCAGGATATAGCTGGTGACCCAAGTTATGAAATTAGCAAACAGAGACTCAGTATTGTCATTGGGGTGGTTGCTGGAATTATGACAGTGATTCTAATCATCTTAATTGTAGTGATGGCAAGGTACTGCCggtccaaaaataaaaatggctatgAAGCTGGCAAAAAGGATCACGAAGACTTTTTTACACCCCAGCAGCATGACAAATCTAAAAAGCctaaaaaggacaagaaaaacaaaaaatctaagcAGCCTCTCTACAGCAGCATTGTCACTGTAGAAGCTTCTAAACCCAACGGACAGAGGTATGATAGTGTCAATGAGAAGCTGTCAGACAGCCCAAGCATGGGGCGATACCGATCCGTTAATGGGGGGCCTGGCAGTCCTGACCTGGCCAGGCATTACAAATCTAGTTCTCCATTGCCTACTGTCCAGCTTCACCCCCAGTCACCAACTGCAGGAAAAAAACACCAGGCCGTACAAGATCTACCACCAGCCAACACATTTGTGGGAGCAGGAGACAATATTTCAATTGGATCAGATCACTGCTCTGAATACAGCTGTCAAACCAATAACAAGTACAGCAAACAG GGTCTAGAAATTTTCAAATCCAGCTTCTATAGTTGCTCTTTGGCAGAATCTAGAAGATGTATATTGCAGagttgctgtatttttttttttcttctgaaaatcaCATCTTAG